Below is a genomic region from Cuculus canorus isolate bCucCan1 chromosome 31, bCucCan1.pri, whole genome shotgun sequence.
CCAACGTGGTGATGCCCCAGCGACGATGGGGCCCAAACGCCAACGGTGTCGCCATGGCAACGCTGAGGGTGGTACCCAAGCGCTTTGGGGTCGCCATGGCAACGCTGAGGGTGGTACCCAAGCGCTTCAGGGTCGCCATGGCAACGCTGAGGGTGGTACCCAAGCGCTTCGGGGTCGTCATGGCAACGCTGAGGGTGGTACCCAAGCACTTCGGGGTCGTCATGGCAACGCTGAGGGTGGTACCCAAGTGCTTTGGGGTTGCCATGGCAACGCTGAGGGTGGTACCCAGTCGCTTTGGTGTTGCCATGGCAACGCTGAGAGCCCCAGTGATGCCCTAGCGATGGTACTCAGCCTCCTCGGAGTCACCATGGCAACGCTGAGGGGCCTACAGATGGTACCCAGGCACCTTGGTGTCGCCATGGCAACGCTGAGGGCCCCAGTGATGCTCTAGCGATGGTACCCAGACTCTTTGGTGTTGCCATGGCAACGCTGAGGGCTCCAGTGATGCCCTATAGCAACGATACTCAGCCTCCTCGGTGTTGCCATGGCAACGCTGAGGGCCCCAGTGATGCCCTAGCGATGGTACCCAGCCTCCCCCAAGCGTTGCCATGGCAACggctgcccccccgcccccgggCTCCCGCTGGGCGGGGCCCCGTCTCATTTGCAtgccaggccccgccccccccccccgctgctCACCAATAAATCTCTATATTGATACGGGGGGAGGGGACACTCGTCAGTGATCACCTCgttatggggggggggggggaaagcatCGCCCTTGGGGTCCCTCcagggtcctggggggcatctagaagggtcctggggggctgcagaggggatAGAGGGGGTCTTGGGTGGCCCtaagggggtcctggggggctgcagaggggataaagggggtcttggggggccctaaaggggtcctgaggggctgcagaggagataaagggggtcttggggggccctaaaggggtcctgaggggctgcagaggggataaagggggttttggggggccctaagggggtcctggggggataaagggggtcTTGGGTGGCCCTAAGGGGGTCCTtaggggctgcagaggggatgaaaggggtcttggggggccctaagggggtctggggggataAAGGAGGTCTTGGGGGGCCCtatgggggtcctggggggataaagggggtcttggggggcccTATGGCGGTCctggggggataaagggggtcTCGGGGGGCCCtaagggggtctgggggggccctATGGGGGTCCTTAGAGGGATCAGCATCTCTATGGCAACTCGGTCTCCATGGTAACGGCGCATCCCACTCGTTactgctccccctcccccacccaGACGCCATGGCAACGGCATCACCATGACAACGCCACCTCCACCCCCGCTAACGAAGCAGCGCTCGTTAAGGATCTCCTTAATGATCAAAAGGCGCAGAGCTCATCCTCTGCTCCAACGCCCCCCACCCCCGTCGTCTCCATGGCAATCCCGTTGCCACGGTAACCCCATCACTTTGATAGCACCATTGTCTCCATGGTAACGCCGTTGCCACGGTAACTCCATCACTTTAACACCATCACTGCAGAACCATTGTCTCCACAGTAACGCCGTTGCCATGGTAACTCCATCACTTTGATATCATCATCACTGCGGAACCATTGTCTCCACGGTAACGCCGTCACCATGGTAACTCCATCATAACACCATCACTGCAGAACCATTGTCTCCACGGTAACGCCGTTGCCATGGTAACTCCATCACTTCGATAACACCATCACTGCAGAACCACTGTCTCCGTGGCAATGCCGTTCCCATGGTAACTCCATCACTTTAACACCATCACTGCAGAACCATCGTCTCCACGGTAACGCCGTCGCCACGGTAACTCCATCACTTTGATCACACCATCGCCACGATGACGCCGTTGCCACGGTAACGCCGCCGCCCTCCCCGCGGCAATCCCGTCAGGCGAAGAGCCGCGCGAGGCGCCGTGCGAGGTGCGCGTCCCTCTCCCTGGCGGCGCCGCGCACCCTCCGCAGCTCCTCCCGCGCTCGCCGGTTTCCGGGCTGCGCCCTCAGCACGGCGCGGAGATCGTCCAGCGCCGCGTCCAGGTCGCCCATGGCCGCCGCCGCCATGGCTCGCCGTAGCCGCGCTTCGCCGTGCGCCGGCCGCAGCTCCAGGGCTTTGGTGGCgttggcggcggcggcggacGGGAGCCCGAGGCGCAGCTGGCAGAGCGCCAGCCCGGCGTGAAGCTCCGCTTTGGCGTCGGCGCGTTCGGGCGGTAAcggggggaccccccccgcCAGCACCGCCGCCCTCAGCGCCCCCCGGTACGCTCGCGCCGCCGCTTCGGCCTCGCCCGACGCCCACAGCGCGGCCGCCCGGCGCCCCGAGGCCTCCGCCCGCGACCACCGCGCCGCGGCGCCTTCGGCCCAGAacgggggggcggcggcggcgaaGGCGTCGAGGCTGAGGGCCAACGacccccgcgccccccgcgcccGCAGCACCGCCCGCTCCCCCGCCCGCATCGACCGCACGCAGCGCTCCACGCACCGCGCCCAGCGGCCCTCCGCCCCGCCCACCCGCACCCGCAGACACGCCCCCTCCCCTGcctctggccacgccccctcattTGagcctggccacgccccctcggcCCCTTCTGGCTCCGCCCCCTCGACTGACAGCAATCCCTTGCCTggctctggccccgccccctcggcccctcctggccccgcccccttgAGTGGCAGGGACCCCTTGTCTggctctggccccgccccttgTTCTGGTTGTGGCCCcgccctctccctctctcctggcCCCACCCCCTTGAGTGACAGAGACACCTTGCCTGGCTCTGGCCATGCCCCCTCGGGCCCttctggccccgcccccttgACTGACAGTGACGCCTTCCCTAGttctggccccgccccctcggcccCTTCTGGCCCCACCCCCTCCTTTGatcctggccccgcccccttgACTGACAGCGATCCCTTGCCTGGTTCTGGCCCCGCCCCCCTGTCCCCttctggccccgcccccttgTGTGACATGGACCCCTTGCCTggctctggccccgccccctcgctcAGCTCTGGCTCCGCCCCTTTGACaggcagcccctctgcccccttctcccctttcgGCCCCGCCCCCTGCGCTGGCCCCGCCCACGCCCAGAGCCGCAGGCAGCACTCTGCCCCCTCGGAGGGCCGCgccaggccccgcccctcccgcaGCACCCACTTGGCCCACGCCCCGTCGGGGCTCACCCACCACCCcgcaggccacgccccctcccctggccacgccccttcctccggtggccacgcccccagccCCACCCACGGCTCCCattgctcctcctcctcctcctccagagccCACAGCCACGCCTCCCGCCTCGACCAATCCCAGGGGTCCCCGCGGGGAGAAACGGATCCTCCATCTTCACTGAGAGCACCTCCGGATCCTCCATCTTCATTGGCGGCACCTTCTGATCCCCCTCCATCTTCATTGGGAGCACCTCCGGATCCTCCATCTTCATTGGCGGCACCTTCAGATCCTTCTCCATCTTCATTGGAGGCACCTCCGGATCCTCCATCTTCATTGGCGGCACCTTCAGATCCTCCTCCATCTTCATTGGGAGCACCTCCGGATCCTCCATCTTCATTGGCGGCACCTTCTGATCCTCCTCCATCTTCATTGGAGGCACCTCCGGATCCTCCATCTCCATTGGCGGCACCTTCAGATCCTCCTCCATCTTCATTGGGAGCACCTCCGGATCCTCCATCTTCATTGGGAGCACCTTCAgatcctcctccatctccattggCTGAGCTCCGGCCTTCCATCTCTCCTATAGCCTCGTGGTACCTGTCAGAGAGGGCGTGGCTTGCTcagagggggcgtggccgcTCCAGTTAAAGCCCTCCCACCAGGAAGCCCCGCCCCTTTCACTTCACGCTTaaccacgccccctccctcctcctcctcccccgctCCCTTCCCgaaaggggcgtggccaaacCTACCGGGACCGGAGGGTCCGGGACTGGGGGGGGTCCGGGATATCgggggggtgggagaggaggagccGTGAAGAGGGGGTgtctgggattgggggggcgGTTGGATCAGAGCGGCGCTCCGGACCCGCCGCCGCTTCCCCTTTAAGCGCCGCGGGTgcgggcggggcgggagcgCGCATGCGCGCGGGCAGGGGAAGGCGTGGCCTCGATGGGGCAGGAGGCGCGGCCAGCGGCGATCCAGCGTTGCCATTGGCCGGCGGGCGGCGCGCATGCGCGTGGGCAgggggggcgtggccagcgGCGGTCCCCGCGCTCCTCATTGGCGGGAGGGCGGAGGAGGCCCCGGCGGAGGGGGAGGGGCGGAGGGCGGCGAGGCGGAAGATGGCGGCGCTGGCGCcggagctgctggtgctgagcGATGCGGGGCGGTTCCGGGCAGACAATCTGCTGGGAGCCGAGGACTGGGGTacggggggggcgcgggggggggcgcCGAGGGGGAGGGGGGCGACGGGGGGCGTGGCTTGGCGCGGAGAGGGCGTGGCTTGGCGCGGGGGCGTGGTCTCTACACGGGGTCGAtgtgggggcgtggcttgagggAGGGGCGTGGCTTTGCGAGGAGATGGACGCGGCTTTGGGGAAGTGGGCGTGGCTTACAAGGCACGCTTGGTTggagagggggcgtggctttgtgaagggggcgtggcctatCCATGGGGCCTCTGGTGTGGGCAGGTGgtggagggggcggggcttgggaATGAGTCGCTTTGGGGCGTGGCTTGGGGATGGGGGCGTGCCTTGCAGATGGGGGCGTGGCTTGTGAATAAACAGGTGATAGGGAGGGAGTGTGGCTGGAGAGAAAAGTTTTGGTTActgggagggggcgtggtcactGGAAGGGGCGTGGTTACTGGAAGGGGGCGTGTCTTCTGAATTGACAGGCCGTgagggagggggcgtggctatAGAGAGGGAGCGTGGCTATAGAGAGGAGGCGTGGCTCTACCGAGTGGGCGTGGTCACTTCCTTGCATGGATGGGGCGtgaggagggggcgtggcttgagtCGAGTGGGCGTGGTCGATAGAACGCTGTGTGTCGGTGAAGGGCGTGGCCTGacagagggggcgtggcctcacgTGCTCAAGACCCACGTGGACTATGCTGGGGGCGTGACTTGGTGAGGGGCGTGACTTgatgagggggcgtggcttgatGGGGCGTGGCTTTTCACACCTTTCGCAGATGCCGGTCTCTACGGTTGCCTTGACGACCGCCTGGAACCCACCcaccttttcccctccctggaccCCGACCCCATggtaaccccccccccccccccttaggGGTCCCCAAGGCCCCTCCCccccaagccccgccccctcatgcccccccaccccccattgGGGTCCCCTTTGCTCATTTATGTCTCTGCCCCCCCAGTTCGACTGTGCCTTCGAGGGTGGGGGCACCGCCagcccccctgaccccccctggGGCCTggagcccccccccagcctcttcccaggtgagggggggggaaatggggggctgggggggagatggggggctttgggggggaattggggggctgtgggaggagatggggggctttgggggggaaattggggggctgtggggggagatggggggcttGGGAGGGGAaattggggggctgtgggaggagatggggggctttgggggggaattgggggggctgagggggagatggggggctttgggggggaattgggggggctgagggggagatggggggctttgggggggaattggtggggctggggggggagatggggggctttgggggggaattggggggctgtgggaggagatgaggggctttgggggggaattggggggctggggggggagatggggggcttGGGAGGGGAaattggggggctgggggggagatgggggctttgggggggaattgggggggctgggggggagatggggggccttgggggggaattgggggggctgggggggagatggggggccttgggggggaattggggggctgggggggagatgggggactttgggggggaattggggggctgtggggggagatgtggggcttgggaggggaattggggggcttgggggggagatggggtctttgggggggaattgggggactGTGGGGGGAGatgaggggctttggggggaaatggggggctgtggggggacatggggggcttgggaggggaattggggggctgtggtggggagatttggggctttgggggggaattggggggcctgggggggagatgggggctttgggggggaattggggggctgtggggggagatgggggggaaatggggggctgggggggagatggggggccttgggggggaattggggggctgggggtggagatttggggctttggggggaaaattggggggcctgggggggagatggggggctttggggggaaattggggggctggggggggagatggggggctttggggggaaatggggggctgtggggggagatggagggCTTGGGAGGGGAaattggggggctgtggggggagatggggggctttgggggggaattggggggctgggggggagatggggggctttgggggggaattggggggctgggggggagatttggggtttggggggcaaatggggctctgggggggcagTTTGCGGGTTCTGGGGGAGGCCTGGGGGGGAGGTGGGGCTGTTGGGGCGCTCTGGGGTTGTActggggggtcggggggggcagtttgggggcgCAGCTCGACTGCCCCCCCCTTTCtatcccccttcccccccaaaaagaGCTGCAGGTGAAGTCGGAgccg
It encodes:
- the FKBPL gene encoding FK506-binding protein-like — its product is MSHKGAGPEGDRGAGPEPGKGSLSVKGAGPGSKEGVGPEGAEGAGPELGKASLSVKGAGPEGPEGAWPEPGKVSLSLKGVGPGERERAGPQPEQGAGPEPDKGSLPLKGAGPGGAEGAGPEPGKGLLSVEGAEPEGAEGAWPGSNEGAWPEAGEGACLRVRVGGAEGRWARCVERCVRSMRAGERAVLRARGARGSLALSLDAFAAAAPPFWAEGAAARWSRAEASGRRAAALWASGEAEAAARAYRGALRAAVLAGGVPPLPPERADAKAELHAGLALCQLRLGLPSAAAANATKALELRPAHGEARLRRAMAAAAMGDLDAALDDLRAVLRAQPGNRRAREELRRVRGAARERDAHLARRLARLFA